A single region of the Streptomyces sp. NBC_01262 genome encodes:
- a CDS encoding GntR family transcriptional regulator — translation MTPPPQTDDGPLVDDIAARIRARIMNGELAIGKPLRQAALATEFGVSRTPVREALRQLQNGGLIEMQPNRGAVVRVPAPWEVRQAYEVRAELEGLAARRAASRVTERQLGELRRHNAVLCEAAERAVSEEAAGGSPATTAANDCFHTVVCEAADNPWLSRMIDRINESFPRNVSSLALAGDELHRQLNIRQHEAIIEALTARDADRAQEAMRDHVITSGEHLTAWYERRSQTVFHG, via the coding sequence ATGACGCCCCCGCCCCAGACTGACGACGGACCTCTCGTCGACGACATCGCGGCTCGCATCCGCGCGCGGATCATGAACGGCGAGCTGGCGATCGGCAAACCCCTGCGCCAGGCGGCGCTCGCCACCGAGTTCGGGGTCAGCCGCACGCCGGTGCGCGAGGCGCTGCGGCAGCTGCAGAACGGCGGGCTGATCGAGATGCAGCCCAACCGCGGTGCGGTGGTCCGGGTGCCCGCTCCGTGGGAGGTGCGCCAGGCGTACGAGGTGCGCGCCGAGCTGGAGGGGCTGGCCGCCAGGCGCGCCGCCTCGCGCGTGACGGAGCGTCAGCTCGGCGAACTGCGCCGGCACAACGCGGTCCTGTGCGAAGCCGCGGAGCGCGCAGTCAGCGAGGAGGCGGCCGGCGGCAGCCCCGCCACCACGGCGGCCAACGACTGCTTCCACACCGTCGTCTGCGAAGCGGCCGACAACCCGTGGCTGAGCCGGATGATCGACCGGATCAACGAGAGCTTCCCGCGCAACGTCTCCTCGCTCGCCCTCGCCGGGGACGAGCTCCACCGGCAGCTCAACATCCGCCAGCACGAGGCGATCATCGAGGCGCTGACCGCCCGGGACGCCGACCGTGCCCAGGAGGCCATGCGCGACCACGTCATCACCTCCGGCGAGCACCTCACGGCGTGGTACGAGCGCCGCTCCCAGACCGTCTTCCACGGCTGA
- a CDS encoding cyclase family protein, producing MNLDFAKAIDVSVPIHPGMLHWGRRPEMEIVESRTAGDPSNVSRWRIGAHTGTHIDAPAHFIDGGKTVDRLDLSALNGTARVLDLTHVKEQISAADLDAAGLADEERVLLRTSNSEGVLRSPWKARQWVGLAPDGAERLIEAGVRTAGIDYLSIEAVAYTTHWETHQLLCGADVLILEVVDLLHAPAGVYDMLSLPLPLQGAEAAPSRTVLLPRDEA from the coding sequence ATGAACCTGGATTTCGCCAAGGCCATCGACGTGTCGGTGCCGATCCACCCCGGGATGCTCCACTGGGGCCGCCGCCCCGAGATGGAGATCGTCGAGTCCCGCACCGCCGGTGATCCCTCCAACGTGAGCCGTTGGCGCATCGGCGCCCACACCGGCACCCACATCGACGCTCCGGCCCACTTCATCGACGGCGGAAAGACGGTCGACCGGCTCGACCTGTCCGCCCTCAACGGCACCGCGAGGGTGCTGGACCTCACTCATGTGAAGGAGCAGATCAGCGCCGCCGACCTCGACGCGGCCGGCCTCGCCGACGAGGAACGGGTACTGCTGCGCACCAGCAACTCCGAGGGCGTCCTGCGCAGTCCGTGGAAAGCCAGGCAGTGGGTCGGACTGGCCCCGGACGGGGCGGAGCGCCTCATCGAGGCCGGGGTGCGCACCGCGGGAATCGACTACCTGAGCATCGAGGCCGTCGCCTACACCACCCACTGGGAGACCCACCAACTGCTCTGCGGAGCAGATGTGTTGATCCTGGAAGTCGTCGACCTGCTGCACGCACCGGCCGGGGTGTACGACATGCTCTCGCTCCCCCTGCCGTTGCAGGGCGCCGAGGCCGCCCCGTCGCGCACCGTGCTCCTGCCCCGGGACGAGGCGTGA
- a CDS encoding primary-amine oxidase, protein MSTLAPEPAPAGAPHPLDPLTVTELAAAAKVLRADVRVTEDARFWGVALDEDHARRAAPGDTRRARAVVICPSARLAYEVGLELGDKPQSTAWRELDVRSPGCSSEEARQAAAACRADPRFREALALRGIHDVSLVMVDPESIGGFEPPEYAGRRLTWGSVWHRTDEDDNGYARPVQGVVPIIDMESMEVLHIEDHGVVPLSQESGVFAAGTVAERPGLKPLEVVQPEGPSFTVTGQRIYWQGWSVRVGFTHREGLVLHDLAFDAAGKGPRQVIRRAAVNEMYVPYFDTASTQYRKNFFDWGEYGAGPLTNSLALGCDCLGVIQYFDAAVLGGDGLPRLIPNAVCVHEEDDGILWKHHDGRTGRTEVRRSRRLIISAFATVANYDYGFYWSLHQDGSVMLEIKMTGILSATGVAEGEQTPYARRVAPNVAVTNHQHFFSVRLDMAVDGPRNRLVEVTAEHEPDPALDPYGNAARTVLRPILSEAEGARRTDPSRALHWRVESAEARNRMGEPTAYRVHLENTAVLPVREDSVCARRAPFVARQLWATAYDPDRRFVAGEYPNQAEPGADGVHKWQEEDRSLDGADLVLWATVGSHHFPRPEEWPVMPVARARLRLEPDGFFDRNPALDVPAPVSCHAPGPAAADHCCG, encoded by the coding sequence GTGAGCACCCTCGCCCCCGAACCCGCACCGGCCGGCGCACCCCACCCGCTGGACCCGCTCACCGTCACCGAACTGGCCGCGGCCGCCAAGGTGCTGCGGGCCGACGTCCGGGTCACCGAGGACGCGCGCTTCTGGGGCGTGGCCCTGGACGAGGACCACGCCCGCCGCGCCGCCCCCGGAGACACCCGGCGGGCCCGCGCGGTCGTGATCTGCCCGTCCGCGCGCCTCGCCTACGAGGTCGGCCTCGAACTCGGGGACAAGCCGCAGAGCACCGCCTGGCGCGAGCTGGACGTACGCAGTCCGGGCTGTTCCTCCGAGGAGGCCCGGCAGGCCGCCGCCGCCTGCCGGGCGGACCCGCGCTTCCGCGAGGCGCTGGCCCTGCGCGGCATCCACGACGTGTCGCTGGTGATGGTGGACCCGGAGTCGATCGGCGGCTTCGAGCCGCCCGAGTACGCGGGCCGCCGGCTCACCTGGGGCAGTGTCTGGCACCGCACCGACGAGGACGACAACGGCTACGCGCGCCCGGTGCAGGGCGTGGTGCCGATCATCGACATGGAGTCCATGGAGGTCCTGCACATCGAGGACCACGGCGTGGTCCCGCTGTCGCAGGAGTCGGGCGTGTTCGCGGCCGGAACGGTGGCCGAGCGGCCGGGCCTGAAGCCCCTGGAGGTGGTCCAGCCCGAAGGGCCGAGCTTCACCGTCACCGGGCAGCGGATCTACTGGCAGGGCTGGTCGGTGCGGGTCGGCTTCACCCACCGCGAGGGCCTGGTGCTGCACGACCTGGCCTTCGACGCGGCCGGGAAGGGCCCACGGCAGGTGATCCGCCGCGCCGCCGTCAACGAGATGTACGTCCCCTACTTCGACACCGCCTCCACCCAGTACCGCAAGAACTTCTTCGACTGGGGCGAGTACGGCGCGGGCCCGCTCACCAACTCCCTCGCCCTGGGCTGCGACTGCCTCGGCGTCATCCAGTACTTCGACGCGGCGGTGCTCGGCGGCGACGGCCTCCCCCGCCTCATCCCCAACGCCGTCTGCGTGCACGAGGAGGACGACGGCATCCTGTGGAAGCACCACGACGGCCGCACCGGCCGCACCGAGGTGCGCCGCTCCCGCCGCCTGATCATCTCGGCGTTCGCCACCGTGGCCAACTACGACTACGGCTTCTACTGGTCACTCCACCAGGACGGCTCGGTGATGCTGGAGATCAAGATGACCGGCATCCTCTCCGCCACCGGTGTGGCGGAGGGCGAACAGACCCCCTACGCACGGCGGGTCGCCCCGAACGTCGCGGTCACCAACCACCAGCACTTCTTCAGCGTCCGCCTCGACATGGCGGTGGACGGCCCCCGCAACCGGCTGGTCGAGGTCACCGCCGAGCACGAGCCCGACCCGGCCCTCGACCCGTACGGCAACGCCGCCCGGACCGTGCTGCGCCCGATCCTCAGCGAGGCCGAGGGCGCCCGGCGCACCGATCCGTCCCGCGCGCTGCACTGGCGGGTGGAAAGCGCCGAGGCCCGCAACCGGATGGGCGAACCGACCGCCTACCGCGTCCACCTGGAGAACACCGCCGTCCTGCCGGTGCGCGAGGACAGCGTCTGCGCCCGCCGCGCCCCGTTCGTGGCCCGGCAGTTGTGGGCGACCGCCTACGACCCGGACCGGCGGTTCGTCGCCGGCGAGTACCCCAACCAGGCCGAGCCGGGCGCGGACGGCGTGCACAAGTGGCAGGAGGAGGACCGCTCGCTGGACGGCGCCGACCTGGTGCTGTGGGCCACGGTCGGCTCCCACCACTTCCCCCGCCCCGAGGAGTGGCCGGTCATGCCGGTGGCCCGGGCCCGGCTGCGCCTTGAACCCGACGGGTTCTTCGACCGCAACCCGGCCCTGGACGTGCCCGCGCCCGTCTCGTGCCATGCGCCGGGGCCCGCGGCCGCGGACCACTGCTGCGGATGA
- the solA gene encoding N-methyl-L-tryptophan oxidase — protein sequence MSAPVTTGTTASHPSHPSHPSHPSHPSHPEPPPPNPPPRTLDVAAERARTPGAATGHHFNAAGAALLADGTVEAVIGHLRAESLSGGYEAAKHAAPALEAVYARIAGLLGARPEEVALVESATAGWQRAVSALRLRPGDRVLAARSSYVSSALHLLSAERDHGVRVELLPNGPDGAVDLEALETALRSGPAALVTAAHVPTSSGLVEPAAGIGALAGAHGVPFLLDATQSLGQLPVDMGAIGCDLLIGTGRKFLRAPRGTGLLAVRRPLLDRLTPEAPDVRGALWTAERNWELVPDAKRFELWEAAHALRLGLGAALADLGALGVDTVARHLASLAASLRERLAELPGVRVTDPPAAGSAIVTFVVDGLDATDVQHELSRRRIHLIAVPAGHGRWDMDPRGLTKVVRASVHVYNNGADLDALVESVREIARAPGAPAPAPAPAAASASAPRTARRDSRCRDAIVVGLGVHGSAALRRLAVRGLDVLGLEQYALGHDLGSSHGATRMIRRAYPHPDWDALVDTAYRAWEELEDAAKTRLVDITGGLYAAPAGRPDPLRGPGCRPVDAEEAARIFPGLRLPAGFAAVHDPRAGIIDARETLRAQLALAERSGAAIADRTPVLGWEPDGDEVVVRTREGVLRTRRLVLCAGPWTAAQVPSLAPHLAVSRIVNAYFAADPAGPLGPSGLGSFSVDLPQGLLYGFPAADGRGLKAGLDSGPDWDPHAPRPPATPAELALLAEAVAQVLPGAGPVTESLTCLYTTTADRRFVVGEVPGVPQVLVASACSGHGFKFGPAIGEALADLVCGTVRPDLDFLSPARLFPGGGAQ from the coding sequence GTGAGCGCCCCCGTGACGACCGGCACCACCGCATCGCACCCATCCCACCCATCCCACCCATCGCACCCGTCGCACCCCTCGCACCCGGAACCGCCGCCCCCGAACCCGCCCCCGCGCACCCTGGATGTCGCGGCTGAGCGCGCCCGCACCCCGGGCGCCGCGACCGGCCACCACTTCAACGCCGCGGGCGCGGCCCTGCTCGCCGACGGGACCGTCGAGGCGGTCATCGGCCACCTGCGCGCCGAGAGCCTGTCGGGCGGCTACGAGGCCGCCAAGCATGCCGCCCCGGCCCTGGAAGCCGTCTACGCCCGTATCGCCGGACTTCTCGGCGCCCGGCCGGAGGAGGTCGCCCTCGTCGAGAGCGCCACGGCCGGCTGGCAGCGCGCCGTCTCCGCGCTGCGGCTGCGCCCCGGCGACCGTGTGCTGGCCGCCCGCTCCAGCTACGTCAGCAGCGCCCTGCACCTGCTGTCGGCCGAGCGCGACCACGGTGTCCGGGTCGAGCTGCTGCCCAACGGCCCCGACGGCGCGGTGGACCTGGAGGCGCTGGAGACGGCGCTGCGCAGCGGTCCGGCCGCACTGGTCACAGCGGCTCATGTGCCGACCTCCTCGGGTCTGGTCGAACCCGCCGCCGGGATCGGCGCGTTGGCGGGCGCCCACGGTGTGCCCTTCCTGCTGGACGCGACCCAGTCGCTCGGCCAGTTGCCGGTGGACATGGGCGCGATCGGCTGCGACCTGCTCATCGGGACCGGCCGCAAGTTCCTGCGCGCCCCGCGCGGCACCGGGCTGCTCGCGGTCCGCCGCCCCCTGCTGGACCGGCTCACCCCCGAGGCCCCCGACGTGCGGGGCGCCCTGTGGACGGCCGAGCGGAACTGGGAACTGGTGCCGGACGCCAAGCGCTTCGAGCTGTGGGAGGCCGCGCACGCCCTGCGCCTCGGCCTGGGCGCCGCGCTGGCCGACCTGGGCGCCCTGGGCGTGGACACCGTCGCCCGGCATCTGGCGTCGCTCGCCGCCTCGTTGCGGGAGCGCCTGGCCGAACTGCCGGGCGTACGCGTCACCGACCCGCCGGCCGCCGGCAGCGCCATCGTCACCTTCGTGGTCGACGGCCTGGACGCCACCGATGTGCAGCACGAACTCTCCCGCCGCCGGATCCACCTGATCGCGGTGCCGGCCGGGCACGGCCGCTGGGACATGGATCCCCGCGGCCTGACCAAGGTGGTCCGGGCCTCGGTCCACGTCTACAACAACGGGGCCGACCTGGACGCCCTGGTGGAGTCGGTGCGCGAGATCGCCCGCGCGCCCGGCGCACCCGCACCGGCACCGGCACCGGCCGCGGCCTCGGCCTCCGCACCCCGTACCGCACGCCGTGACTCCCGCTGCCGTGACGCGATCGTGGTGGGCCTCGGCGTGCACGGCAGTGCCGCCCTGCGCCGGCTGGCCGTGCGCGGACTCGACGTCCTGGGGCTGGAGCAGTACGCCCTCGGCCACGACCTGGGGTCCTCGCACGGCGCGACCCGGATGATCCGCCGCGCCTACCCCCATCCCGACTGGGACGCTCTGGTCGACACCGCCTACCGGGCCTGGGAGGAGCTGGAGGACGCCGCGAAGACCCGGCTCGTAGACATCACCGGCGGGTTGTACGCGGCGCCGGCCGGCCGCCCCGATCCGCTGCGCGGCCCCGGCTGCCGGCCGGTGGACGCCGAGGAGGCGGCGCGGATCTTCCCGGGGCTGCGGCTGCCCGCCGGGTTCGCCGCGGTGCACGATCCACGGGCGGGGATCATCGACGCCCGGGAGACCCTGCGGGCCCAACTCGCCCTGGCCGAACGGTCGGGAGCGGCCATCGCGGACCGCACCCCGGTCCTCGGCTGGGAGCCGGACGGCGACGAGGTCGTGGTCCGCACCCGCGAGGGGGTGCTGCGCACCCGCCGCCTGGTGCTGTGCGCCGGCCCCTGGACGGCGGCCCAAGTCCCGTCGCTGGCACCGCATCTGGCGGTCTCTCGTATCGTCAACGCCTACTTCGCCGCCGACCCGGCGGGGCCGCTGGGCCCGTCCGGTCTGGGCAGCTTCTCCGTGGACCTGCCGCAGGGACTGCTGTACGGGTTCCCGGCGGCCGACGGCCGCGGCCTCAAGGCGGGGCTGGACAGCGGCCCCGACTGGGATCCGCACGCGCCCCGCCCCCCGGCGACCCCGGCGGAACTCGCCCTGCTCGCCGAGGCCGTGGCCCAGGTGCTGCCCGGGGCCGGCCCGGTGACCGAGAGCCTGACCTGCCTGTACACCACGACGGCCGACCGGCGTTTCGTGGTCGGCGAGGTGCCGGGCGTACCGCAGGTGCTGGTAGCGTCGGCCTGCTCGGGACACGGGTTCAAGTTCGGGCCGGCGATCGGTGAGGCGCTGGCCGACCTCGTGTGCGGGACCGTCCGCCCGGACCTGGACTTCCTCTCCCCCGCCCGGCTCTTCCCCGGCGGCGGTGCCCAGTGA
- a CDS encoding gamma-glutamyltransferase, producing MSAAPGLILAAPHPAALTAARRAARRGGNAVDAALAAAAALTVVYPHQCSLGGDLIALVHAPGPGGAVSAVVSAGAAAQAVDVDALRAADRRMPAQGPQTVTVPGVVAGWTALAEAHGTPGALAAALRDAAGLAEEAATVSAGLAHAVREQAARIAADPGLTALLTGPGGAAVAEGDPLPQPRLATVLRALAYDPSSFYRGAVAEALADGLRRAGSPLTVDDLAAHRAEFAEPLTLDVAGTRWWTAPPPSQGASLLAVLEAAAGAAKLPEPERTGVLVARCQDASAARDRLLGDPRGARPDLDGLLRPAPLAGARPPEPSFRPAGDTVAITAVDATGLAVSLIQSVYQTFGSGICEPDTGIVLHNRGSAFSLLPGHPALIGPGRRPPHTLCPVLGRSDGLLLAAGCQGGRAQPQILAQTVPGLMDPSADPAAVLDRPRWVVGARDIGHGTQTLLAEPGSVPASASAFPSGVPVVVAPGRTDLAGHTQAVRLSADGRLDGASDPRADGGTTLEGNPL from the coding sequence GTGAGCGCCGCCCCCGGGCTGATCCTGGCCGCACCGCACCCGGCGGCGCTGACGGCCGCCCGCCGGGCGGCGCGGCGGGGCGGCAACGCGGTGGACGCCGCGCTGGCGGCGGCAGCAGCCCTCACCGTCGTGTATCCCCACCAGTGCTCCCTGGGTGGCGACTTGATCGCGCTCGTCCACGCCCCCGGCCCCGGCGGCGCTGTGAGCGCGGTGGTGTCGGCAGGGGCCGCCGCACAGGCCGTGGACGTCGACGCGCTGCGCGCCGCCGACCGGCGGATGCCCGCGCAGGGACCGCAGACGGTGACCGTGCCCGGCGTGGTGGCGGGCTGGACCGCGCTCGCCGAAGCACACGGCACCCCGGGCGCCCTGGCCGCCGCGCTGCGGGACGCCGCCGGGCTGGCGGAGGAAGCGGCCACCGTCTCGGCCGGTCTGGCTCACGCGGTACGCGAGCAGGCCGCGCGGATCGCCGCGGACCCCGGGCTCACCGCGCTGCTGACCGGCCCCGGCGGAGCGGCCGTCGCCGAGGGCGACCCGCTGCCCCAGCCGCGTCTGGCCACCGTGCTGCGGGCGCTCGCGTACGATCCGTCGTCCTTCTACCGGGGAGCCGTCGCCGAGGCACTCGCCGACGGCCTGCGCCGGGCCGGCAGCCCGCTGACCGTGGACGACCTGGCCGCCCACCGCGCCGAGTTCGCCGAACCGCTGACGCTGGACGTGGCCGGCACCCGTTGGTGGACCGCCCCGCCGCCGAGCCAGGGCGCGAGCCTGCTGGCCGTACTGGAGGCCGCCGCCGGGGCGGCGAAGCTGCCCGAGCCGGAACGGACCGGCGTCCTCGTGGCCCGCTGCCAGGACGCCTCGGCGGCGCGTGACCGGCTGCTGGGCGATCCGCGCGGCGCACGACCGGATCTCGACGGACTGCTGCGGCCCGCGCCCCTGGCCGGTGCGCGACCGCCCGAGCCGTCCTTCCGGCCCGCCGGGGACACCGTCGCCATCACCGCCGTGGACGCCACCGGGCTGGCGGTCTCCCTGATCCAGAGCGTCTACCAGACCTTCGGCTCCGGCATCTGCGAGCCGGACACCGGCATCGTCCTGCACAACCGGGGCTCGGCGTTCAGTCTGCTGCCCGGCCATCCGGCCCTCATCGGACCCGGGCGGCGGCCCCCGCACACCCTGTGCCCCGTACTCGGCCGGTCCGACGGCCTGCTGCTGGCGGCCGGCTGCCAGGGCGGCCGGGCCCAGCCGCAGATCCTCGCCCAGACGGTGCCCGGGCTGATGGACCCGTCCGCCGACCCGGCCGCCGTGCTGGACCGCCCGCGCTGGGTGGTCGGCGCCCGCGACATCGGCCACGGGACGCAGACCCTGCTGGCCGAGCCCGGTTCCGTACCGGCGTCCGCGAGCGCCTTCCCGTCGGGCGTACCGGTCGTCGTCGCCCCCGGCCGCACCGACCTGGCCGGTCACACCCAGGCCGTACGCCTGTCCGCCGACGGCCGCCTCGACGGCGCCTCCGATCCCCGCGCCGACGGCGGCACCACCTTGGAAGGAAACCCCCTGTGA